In Cydia amplana chromosome 25, ilCydAmpl1.1, whole genome shotgun sequence, one genomic interval encodes:
- the LOC134659462 gene encoding uncharacterized protein LOC134659462 produces the protein MPKRKRDEAEEDKWRRRIKKYQAKLKEKQNVHRVVYSDDEHDIIEGKFKYLNVYYVINHGFLILLWHFTDHEEYERDTCYEPAGSAAQYDEYIYDDAIEDKLETESAILAAPASHVVQCTAEVHAEAENSAPSNTDVQKDLVPAETNTNDEITVVTEDFDPDLLRALGEFEPDTVEWGDNIHEDIAKHFQHILLNGLKKEAKEELHKKYLFPKNVPFSKAPTLNPEIAAMLTEASRNRDNRILAKQQQIGKALSGLGKAMNSLLKKEPNIAEAIRTLSDVGKLVADAHFAETETRRSVVIPLVDKSLIDPFKDRKRDSFLFGEKLGDLVKSSRGIKKTGQLIQAAPTASASSSGLNWRPPPSRPRLQRGGQLPYPGRGGGLRGYSYYQPRRRAPPAHNTAFRRQTQHPPPAPPPPRRQAAQAARPSANQPQT, from the exons ATGCCTAAGCGTAAAAGGGACGAGGCGGAAGAGGACAAATGGCGcagaagaataaaaaaataccaggCAAAGTTAAAAGAAAAACAGAACGTTCACCGTGTTGTTTACTCGGACGATGAACATGATATAATTGAAGGTAAGTTCAA GTACTTAAACGTATATTACGTGATTAACCACgggtttttaatattattatggcaTTTTACAGATCATGAAGAATACGAACGAGACACGTGTTATGAGCCTGCAGGTTCCGCTGCGCAATATGACGAGTACATTTACGATGATGCAATTGAAG ATAAATTGGAAACGGAATCTGCTATATTAGCTGCCCCTGCTAGTCACGTGGTCCAATGTACCGCAGAAGTTCATGCCGAAGCAGAAAATTCGGCGCCTAGCAATACAGACGTGCAAAAGGATTTAGTTCCTGCCGAAACAAATACCAATGACGAGATCACCGTTGTCACCGAGGATTTTGATCCCGATTTATTACGAGCCTTAGGCGAGTTTGAGCCAGACACTGTTGAGTGGGGCGACAACATTCACGAAGATATTGCTAAACATTTTCAGCACATCCTTTTGAATGGGCTAAAAAAAGAAGCAAAGgaagaattacataaaaaatacttatttccaAAAAACGTACCTTTTTCAAAAGCCCCAACTCTGAATCCGGAAATAGCCGCCATGCTGACCGAGGCATCTAGAAATAGAGATAATAGGATTCTTGCCAAACAACAGCAGATTGGAAAAGCCCTTTCAGGTCTAGGCAAGGCTATGAACTCCCTTTTGAAAAAGGAGCCTAATATAGCTGAAGCTATACGTACGCTAAGCGACGTCGGAAAATTAGTTGCCGACGCTCACTTCGCCGAAACTGAAACTCGTCGGTCTGTCGTAATTCCACTGGTTGACAAATCGCTCATTGACCCTTTCAAAGATAGGAAAAGGGATAGCTTTTTATTTGGCGAAAAGCTTGGCGATTTAGTTAAAAGCTCCCGCGGCATCAAGAAAACTGGGCAGTTGATTCAAGCAGCACCCACAGCATCTGCTTCAAGTTCCGGTTTAAACTGGAGGCCCCCACCGTCACGCCCACGCCTACAGCGAGGCGGCCAGCTGCCGTATCCCGGCCGCGGCGGTGGGCTCCGAGGATACTCGTACTACCAGCCCAGGCGCCGAGCGCCCCCAGCCCACAACACGGCATTCCGGCGACAGACGCAGCATCCGCCGCCGGCGCCTCCGCCACCGAGGCGACAAGCGGCGCAGGCAGCGCGCCCGTCAGCCAACCAGCCACAAACATAG